From Miscanthus floridulus cultivar M001 unplaced genomic scaffold, ASM1932011v1 fs_325_3, whole genome shotgun sequence:
GATTCTGTGGTTCCATAACTTGTCTGAGTTTCCACATGGCACTTTAGGTCCCATCTTTCCTATCTTAGTTGCTGGTCTGCATTACCTAAATGTTCAGGTACTCTCTTGCCAATGGCTTTGTCTACTATTCTCCCTTTACAATGTGTTTCCTTTTGCTTTGTAAGTCTAGTCTCTAGTACCAGGCTAATACACGGAAAGTGTAACAAGTTAAAATTCATGACTGGGTTAATTTCCTTCTGGTAGGTTCTCACTGTGTGATAATTAATTTGAATTTCACATACGTGTGGTTAAGAATCATGCAAGAAAGTTGGTGTACAAGCGATGGCAACATTGAGGGTCTATTATGAGCTTAGATTAAACTAGTGCAGTAAGGGTTAACTTGTTGGATGGATTATAGGTTGGTGTGAACTGGTGATTTTGGTTTCTGACAATCATTTTTGGTCTTATTGTGTGTTAATGTTCAAAAGATCTTTCCAAACGTAGAACCTGGGGGGAGGGGCAGGGGTCAGCACTGTGATATGTATTAAGTTTGGCCATGTTCTTATAAAACCTTTTGTTTAAATAGAAACATTGTTAAGTTATTTTTTTGCTAAGTAGATCAACAATGATGGTTTGTAATCTTATGAAGCTATTAGTAGGAATTTGTTTGTTCTAAACTCTCCCTGAGACTGACTTCATCTGTTGTCTCAGATTTCTTTTCAGGGGTCCCAGATCAAGGATCATCCAGGAATTTTTGGCTTGCTGGCTAAGGTATGATCCAGAAAACCAATCACAGGGATACATGTAGCTAGTCGACTAGCTGTTGTAAATTCTTAATAAGTTATCAGCATAAGTAACCCATTACTCAGATTTTGTAATGAAGAGTAAAGAACATGGATGGTGGCCATCAATCAGAAAATCAAGTGTTCTTTTTTAATCTAAGTATATATAATGTGTATAGTGTACTTGGGCAGTTGGCCTTAGGAGCTATGGCCCATATGATGTTGTTAGCTTACTTGGATCATGGGGGTACCTACAATTGATGAAATGAAGTGTTTTGGACACGGTTGGATGGTCCTGAGCCCCTGACAGCAGCAGGGTGTCATGTGGAGTAAATTATCGGACTAATGATGATGAACTGCCCCTTTTACTTGTTTGGTGGCAATCAGTGGAGGTCAATGAAACACTTGTGGGGTTTAGATGGTAAATATTACTAGCATTACAACCAAGGTTGTTAAAATCCCATAGATTCAGTTCTGGGTTTAGGGTTCAGTTCTGTTAAGCATTCTGTCTTCCTTTCTTGTACAGCTGCTCTAGTTTAGCTCTGTTGCCCTCCTCAGGCATGCTTCCCtttttgtttcttcttgtatAGAGTTGGTGttgtttttgtttaataaaaagtttatagtgggggcctcccctgcagtattttcaacaacaacaacaacaacaatatagcctttcagtcccaagcaagttggggtaggctagagttgaaacccaccaaaagCCCTAAATCATGGTTCaaacacttcaatagctgctttctaagtactcctattcaaacatagatctctaggtatatcctaagctttcaaatatctttttattgtcttcccccatgtcaatttcggtcttcctccacctctcctcatattattagcttggcttaggactccacaatgcaccggtgcctctggaggtctcctttggacatggccaaaccacctcaaccgatgttggacaagcttttcttcaattggtgctacctctaggtgatcacgtatatcatcgttctgaactcggtccattcttatgtgaccgcaaatccatcgcaacatacgcatttctgtaactctcaattgttgaacatgtcgaatctttgtaggctaacattctgctccatacaacatagccggtctaatcgccgttctatagaacttgccttttagcttttgtggtaccctcttgtcacagagaatgccagaagcttgtcgccacttgatccaccctgctttgattctatggctaacgtctgcatcaatatctccatccctctgtagcatcgacccagatatcgaaaggtatccttcttaggcactacttgaccttccaaactcacatctccctcctcctgtacaactccgccaaagtcgcatctcatgtattcggttttagttctgctcaatctaaaacctttagactcaagggtctaccgccataactctagtttcctatttactcccgtctggctttcgtccactaacactacatcatcatcgaacaacatacaccaagggatatccccttttATGTTCCtgataacctcatccattaccaagacaaagagatacgggcttaaggctgacccttgataaagtccaattttaatcgggaagtaatctgtgttactatcgtttgttcgaacactagtcacaacattgttgcaCATGTCCTTGACGAGGGTCACGTACTtggatgggactttatgtttgtccaaagaccaccacataacatttcttggtatcttgtcataagccttctccaagtcaatgaaaaccaagtggaggtccttctttTGCTCTCTAAACCactccataacctgtcttattaagaagattgcttctgtggttgaccttccgggcatgaaaccaaattggtttgttgatatctgcgtcgttcctcgcaagcgctgctcgatgactctcctataacttcatagtgtgtctcatcaacttaattccccgataattagtacaactttggatatctcccttgttcttgtagattgtaCCAATATGCTTGTTCTctactcctcaggcatcttgttcgatcgaaagatattgttgaacatcttggttagccatactatagctatatcttcgagacatctccacaccttgattgggataccattagggcccatcgctttgccccctttcatccttttcaaggcttctctgacctccgattcttgaattatccgcacaaagcgcctgttagtgtcatcaaacgagttgtccagctgaacggtggtgttctcgttctcaccattgaacaatttaacaaaatactcttgccatctatatctgatctcatcctccttcaccaagagctgctcactttcatcctttatgcacttgactgttgaagtcccttgtcttcctatcgcgagccctagccatcctataaatgtccttctctccttccttcgtactcaaacgtcggtaaaggtcctcataggcccgcccctttgcctcactcaccgctcgttttgcagtcttctttgccaccttgtacttctctatgttgtttgcacacctgtcatgatacaaacgcttatagcactccttttccttaatagccttttgcacatcttcattccaccaccaagtgtctttcgagtcgcatccgctccctttggtcactccaagcacctctgaagcaaccttccgaacgcatgttgtcatcttctcccacatgctgtttgcatcgtcttcatcattccaagggtcctcttcaatgaccttttccttaaagacctttgatgcctccccttctaatttccaccacttcgttctagcaaccctagcttgtttgttcccacgagcttgcaccagaaagcggaagtcagccaccaccagcttgtgttgagcgaccacacattctccaggtatcaccttacagttcacgcatgttcgtttatccctccttgtaaggacaatcgatttgactagagtactggccgctattaaaggtcactaaatgggactgtctcttacggaagaaagtgttagctatcattaGATCAAAAGCTACggcgaagtctaagacttcctctccctcctggttcctactactATATCCGAAACTCCCATGAACcgcctcgaaacctgcacttgatgtacctacatggctattaagatcacctcctataaagagcttctcgctactagggacagctctaaccaaacaatctaagtcttcccagaaaagccgcttagcactctcatcatggcctacttggggggcatatgcactaattacgtttatgaccatatcactaatgacaagtttaactaagatgatcctatccccttgccttctcacctctaccacaccatccttgaggctcttatcaatcaaaactcctactctatttttatttgaagttgtccctgtgtaccagagcttgaagccggtattgtccacctccttcgccttctgccccttccatttagtctcttggacgcataagatatttacacgcctcctaaccgctgtgtccactaactctcttaacttacctgtaagggaCCCTATATTTCAGCTACCTACATTCTAGCCTCCTAACCCTACATTcctcccctgctgtattttcCGCTCAAAAAAAGGTTGTTAAAATCATAATCCTGAATCTGATTGGAACTCCACCGGTAGGATCGCAAATCGATCATAACTTACTAGAATCACAAAATTGTAGATTCTATTTAATAGAATCATAGAATCAACTAAGGTCATAAAGTCGTAAAATTAGATGATAGAATCAAGATTTTAACAACTATGATTACAACTGTCTCCCACTTGTTTTCTTTCTGTTGTTACATTGCACTGGAACCACCACTGCCAAATGGGGCATTGTTGTTGCATTTGTATGATTGATGTGGTTGCTATACTGACCTCCCGATTTATACCCAAGTACGAGCTATGGTTGGTACATATGAATACGCATAATACCATTCTTAGAGTTAGAGGTATGAATTATGTTCGGTGGGCTGCTCTCAACCTTGATGTCTACAATTAGGTATTAAGATTTTTTTCCCTCTTTAGTGAGGTCCATTGAGATACCTGTGAATTTATTTCAGGTTGACTGTTTACTTTGGACGTTTTCTATTTTCGCTACTTTTATGTAAATCTGTCTTGTTCTGAAAATATTTCTTTCCTGTTTGTAGTACTATAGAATATACCTCGATGTCCTGACTATCCCTTTGTTTCTTATCGCATACATGGTTCCTCAGGTCAGTTACTTGCATTTTTCCTTTGCTTTATTGCATATGTGATTCCTCCGATCAGATACTTGCATTTTGTTTTTATGTGGTTTCGGTCTTGCGGACAAATGCTGTGTGGTCGATTAGCATTTCCAGATTTTGTTCTCAAGTTTGCTGGGCAATAAATTGGCCTAATTATTATTGTGGAATTTCATAACCATTGTAGATGCTTTAGTATTTGCATTGGTTTCCAGCAATACACTCTATTTGGCACATTGTTCCATTCACATTACATTACAATCCTTCTAATATCACAATAATGACAGGCAGACACCACTAATTTCTGCTTGTGCTCTCAGAAGCAAACTAGACACAGTTGGATGAATAAGATATTGCATCTGGAGAGGGAAAGCAGGTTGTGCAGAACTGTGGGCTGTGGCAAAACCTAATTTCTTTTCGTAGGATTTTGAAACTAAAAGTACAATACTCATACATTGTGAGATGATGTGAACTAATTTGCACGAAATTGTTTAGTCAATGATATTTTTGCTACACCAACATGCTTATTATAGCCAAACTGGTTGCAGAAGAAGTATCACACTTGTGTGCAACTTTTGTTTCACCCAAATAGCAATTCAGATGCTGAATTCCGGTTTTTGTAATCTTTGATTGGCAGGGAAGCCTGGTCTACTGGACTACGAATAGTTTATTTTCTGTAGCTCAGGTTAGAGCATAATTTTTACTTGTATTATGAAGTCATTTCCTTTTCAATTTGATATATTGTGAATTTGTGATAATCTTGTATTATTTTCTTAGTAACTCTATGCCTAAATCTCAATATGATTTTTGTGGTAAAGTAATAGTAAACCTCATCCAAAAAATAGGGAAGATGGATCACATGTCCTGGTAGAATTATCTCAtttcttttctgtttttttgttgggggggggggttggCTTTGATCAAATACATGTTCAAATATCAACATGGTAGGTATGTGCTGTAAGTTTGTAGCATTTTTATGCTTATGCTCCAATAAATCAGCAAGTGAAGGCTAATATATGATCCTAAGAACACCTTGACGGAGATACTAAATATTCCACAGCAGATGGTATGATAATGCAACGGCTGTCAAGAATCCCGAAGAAGTTGCTTAGAACTGATAGATGCATCCCAACCTCTATTGCTATTGTGTAAACTCCAACAGGAAAAAATGCTTATGAATTCCCCCTTTTGTTATTAATTTCCTATTTCTATCCTTTGAGCAGATCAGGTTCCATGCAATTTAATTTGAACAAGCTTGATGCCGCGAAGTCAGCATTGTGTACTTAATGTTACATTCTGTTTTTTTTCAAATGATTAAATCGCAGCAATTGTCCTTGAGAAATGATGCTGCCCGCAAGCTGTTGGGATTGCCAGATACTAGGGCTCAGGTTAGTTACAGAGCACAAAAGTCACCTCTTGAGGTACCTGAGATGATGCAGGCATGCCCATCTACTTTTTGTGCTCTTGTTATTTTCATTATGTGCAATTGAATCATGATGCTGAAGTTATCATGAATTTACAGAGGCCACTGCTTGAAGATGCTGACATGCAATCGATGTCATCTGATAAGGGAACTGCCAGTGAGAGTACAGCTCCTAATTTTGTAATGGAAAGTATGGAAGGAAATATATCTGTGTCCAGTTCACCTGAGGAGCTACTTGAAGTATGAATGTTTACACAATTGTTTTGTCTTGGAATATTGTTCCGGTATGAATTCtgatgcatatacatatatgttCATCACTAGCAAGCATTACAGTATCTGGGGACTGGCTGCCGAGATCAAGCTCTTCCACTGATCAGGTAAGTTGGTGTTGTGCTTTGTCTAATCAATTGTTGGCTATTCCATTTGCAAACAATGGGAGTTGGTGATCAATGTTGCACACAGGACAGCAGTAGAGAGAAACCCAGATCTGTCTGTGGCGTTGATTGGAATGGGACAAACCCTGTTCTCAAATAAATTGTTTCCTGAAGCTGCAGTTTGTTTTGAACATGCTATACCAAAGGTCTGTTGTTACCTCAGACGATTTTCATGATCTGAGACAGTAATTTAGTAAGACTCAATGCTCTCGATTGTGTAGATTCAAGAAGATGACCCTCTTCTTGTGCTTGCATATTTCGGGGCAGGTCTTTCAAACGAGCGTCAGGTAGAGTAATGCTGCATTTGGACTcagtttataaaaacatttggaatAAGAGTGAACAACATAAGCATTGCTTCGGTTTCCAATGTAGGGGGATAATGAGACTGCAATCAAACTCCTGCAGAGAatagcagagctcaaggaaccgGAAAAGCCCATCAACAAAACCTGCTACTTCCAAGGGATGCTTACTTTGGGAAGGTAAAGTCCTTTTATAGATCATTCTGTTACAAATGGTCCATCGATACGATGCGCTATCGCTACCAATAACCTAATTCTAGAGGGTAGCTTGGCCCAGCATGTAGCATGTAGCCACACACTGTGGTTCAACTCCATTGTTGATTTTATTTATGTGGCTCTGCTTTCCTAAAATGCTGGACAGTTGCTAAACGTGCTGACATTGGTTATTGCAGTATATTATCTAGAGAAGGCCGGAATCCTGAGGCTGCCAAATATCTGCGGATGGCTATTGCTTATGATCCTTCAGTAGAAAGACTTCTTAAGGAATGCGAGGAAGGAATGGATGATCAACCAAAGCCAGAGAAGTGATGTGCTGCACCTGAAAAGGCCACAGTAACAGATAGCATACTGCTAGTAACAGATAGCATACTGCTTTTGTTTTTGAACACTAAAACAGGGTTTGTCTGGAATTGAAATTCTGGAATGCAAGCCAGCTAATCCTAGACAATTACCGCCATAGAAGAAATATGAAACCAGAGGGTGGCAATAGCACGATCAGAATATCTAGGCCATACTGCTGCCTTTGAAGTCTGCGGCAACCTCACACACATCTGTTGTCCAATGCACACCATCCAGTGTTCTTGAGCCCTAAGCCCCAACAGACTTCCTTGTAAATTGAATGCCCAACTTGTGTTCTTTGGTAGATTATAGTCACTTCAAATTTTGTAAAGAAACCAATACGCAGCAGAAATTTCAGTGACTtcgtgattttttttttgttaaaaaaaaacaTGTGCATGACCCTACGTTACTGAACATTTCTTGCCGTTTGATTGATGATAAAGTTCTTCCCATCGTAAGATCAAAACTTATTTTTGATCTGCTGCCTTTAAAGTAATTTTGTAGCTCAAATATTATTTTGTCCATGGCATGAGCCATCGCGGATTTAACATATAAGTCTTCCATGAATTTTTTTGTTACAAGTACACGGTATTGTAAAATTAGTACTCAAATAATAGTATCAGAGTTCTCGTTCTTGCAACAGCAGCATCTCTGACGGCATTCAAACTGTTACAAGGTAGGAATTCAAACAAGTAGGTCATTCTAAGCCGAGAACAATAGCTAACCGCGTGGGAAACAATCTTGAATTCACCACCACAAGCTGGTGTCCTATGTAAACGTTTGACCTTGAGCATGAATCCTCATAGGCACCAGATAATCGTTACATCCATTTCGCTAGTACACAGGGAAATCAGGATCAACATCTCGTCCCCACGCCTGCAGCCCACCGATGATATCCTTCGCTGAGGCAAATCCCTTCTCGTGGAGAAGCTTGACGGCTCTTTGAGAGTCATTGCCTCTTCTACACAGGACAACCAAGGTTGACGCCTCTCCTGTTTCCTTCAGTGAGGTTTCAAGTGTAGGCAGCTTCTCTTCCAACATGGAGAGCGGGATGTTCAGAGATGGAGAAATCGAAGCTATTTGGAAGTGATGTGCAGTTCGTACATCCAACAATAGATGAGGTTCACCATTGTCAACCAGATTTTTGTAATCTCGGCAAGTGATTCGGGCGCTCTCTGGGAGTATGCTCACACTTGGTGCTGCCTGTAGTAAATGTAACAGTGGATGAGGACACATAGATGTCAAGATCATTCTTGATATGATCTGAACTGCATCCATTCACATTACCTTATCAGACATTGGTGATTGTGTGAAGTTTTCATAGTCAAACTTCTGAAAATCTTGTTCTGTGAAAAAGGAATTTTTGCCACAATGGGTGCAATCTGGAGAGCTTCCACGAAGCTTAACCTGCAAATATACGGATAATGAGCTATATTAAGACAGTCCTATAGCTTGCGTCCAAGCAATGCAAACAACTTCGAAGGACCAAAGGCTGTTAATAATTTGCAGGATGACCAGAACTACATTGATGACCATAATCCACTTAATGGTAGACCACCTGCAAATAGGATGAATCCTCAAACATGGTTTCAAATGCCATTGGCGACTGGAAATCACAGTAAGTTCTTGGAGAAGAAACCAGGCAAGATCATGCGAAAGCTTCGGTGGCTGCTTCACAATTAGATTCTTTTAAAAGTTTTAGAAGGTTTGTAACTAACTACTGGTGCTGGGAATACGTTAGTTACCAGCTCTCTGCGAAGGTCTGGAAAACATTAAAACAGGGGAGCTAACCCTGCTAGCAACAGCTATGTTCCCAGAATCTAAATGGTTCGAAGGTATTATATATTGGATCAAAAGCACAAAACTAAACTTTATGAGGCACAATCAAGATGTGACCATCACATATAAGGATACAACACAGTAGAAAAAGGTTGTTCCCATAAGAAAAGAGAGTCAaagtttctctctctttttttttaacgaacaggcggagagctgtgtatcattatattaagaagaaaaaggttCGTAACCCATACACCAAACAACCAGACACACTTTTCTCACTAGTGCTGAGAATGGTCCTATAAAGGATTACTTTCTTGTTAGAACCAATTTCAATTCTTTTATAATAAAACATGATTGGCAACATTATCCTATCGCACTATTGTAATTCTTGTATTAGACTCCAATCTGTGATAAATATACTAGAAAGAAGGTTTAAGTTAAAACTAGATAGGAGGATGCAGCATTGCCATCCCCCGATGGACGATGGTGCTGGGATTAGGATAAATTGTGATCATGCATCCAAAGACAATAAATTACAGAGTGAAGTCACGTACAATTCTAACACGAGCAGAGAGTGCATCAAATAGTAGCATTCTTCCACATAGGGGCTCACCAACACCAGTTGCAACCTTTATAGCCTCCAGAGCTTGTAAGCAACCAATCACTCCCGGAACTAGTAAACAAAACAGTACTTAGTACACCAGTGCAAAACTATGTCTAATAAAGTAACTAACAGGGCATCAATCATATATAGCAGCAAACTATATAAACTAATTATACAAATTGCTAACTTAACTGAGGTGTCTACACTGATTTCTTGTAAAAGCACAGTAAATACCACAATATTTAAGAACACCCTGAAGAAAAAGCCATTTTAGTAATTACATCATTGAGTGAACCAACAAAAACCTGTAGCCACTGAATAATTAAGGATTAATATGGAcatgaaaaaatattaaaattacaCAACATTGGAGCCACTAACTCATGATTTAAAATATCCCATTTGGGTTGAAGTCCACATCATATAAACAAAGAAGTTTGATGAATTTTAAACAGGACAAAAAAAATCTAAGTTTTTGCCCACTGTACTAATGACGAGCTTCTACAGTGTCACCTACCAACCCCAAGAACACCACTGTCTGAGCATCTCTGGCAGGCTGCCACAGGTGGTGGACTTGGAAAGAGGCACCGATAGCATGGACTTCCATTATGATGATAAACAGTCAACTGTTAGAGAAGacgatgaatgaatgaatgaaagaTATAAGGTGAAGTAAAAAGGGTGCAATATCTTTGGCAAGAAAGATGCTTACCTGCCCTTCTAAACCTAATGCCGCACCAGATACAAGTGGCTGCAAGAAGTAGGTCAAATGTAAGTGATTGATCAATGCATGAATACATGAAATCAATAAAAAGATATGACACTATATCGTATTGATGGGGTAACATGGCAGAGCAAGAATTCCATATCAAATATAGCGTGCATCATTTACAACAAAAATAAAGTTACCTTGTTCAGCAAAACACAACAATCATTGATCATATACCTAGTAGGAAGGTTGTCAGTTGCATCAACAACTATATCATATCTGAGGTTGTTTTAGTTAATGCTGAAAACAAGAGTGTTGCctttgagaaaaaaatactgtatcTGTCACAGCATATATTGTAAGGATACTTCCGCACAACCTCCAAAGCATTGCATGGCTTCAGAGTATGATGATGCTCTACTACCTTGATAGAGGAATTAATCCTGATTTGAGACAACATATGTGATATAGTGAAATAGTAGCATCAAATAGTACATTTGGTTGGCAACCAATGCAGAGAAAACTGTCAAAAGGATAGTTTCTTACTCACGGCAAGCATCAGCTGCTGATTTCACTTTTGATTGTCCAAcatatgcttctttatgaattaTCTAAGAGAGTTTGAGAACAAAAAACAAGGTTAGCATTGATATGTATGACCACCACAGGTTAAAATAACCAATTTTGATCATGGGTTATGTTCTTGTTTTATCAAGCGGAACTCTCTCACTTCACTACAAATTTGCTAGTTTATGAGTGCATATTTATCTCTCCCTTCTAATTGAGTTACCAAGAACAACAAGAATACATCATGCAGATGATTCAGTGTTTAAATATAATCCAAAGAAAATATTGAGAACGCTAGATAAGAGGGACAGAAGACATGCCAAATTATTTCACCTGTCGATGAAGGTTATTCAGTTCAACATCATCACCATCCACAATGCCCAAGCAACCTAATAAGATAACAAGCTGTAAGCAATGATACATTAGTGAATACAACAAATTAGTGAACTGGAGCCCACCAACAAATTCACTTTACACATATAAGATATGTAAAAAACTTTGTCAAGGAGAAGGACTACGTCTAGAAATCTGTCTTATCATTAAACAAATATAATTTCTTCCTTGAGAAACTAACATTAAACACAACTTCACAGCAGAGTATGAGGCAGCTGTTGAGAAGGAAAAACATGGATCTTCCTAGATATAACTGTGTCCTTTGGAACAATCAGATTGAAGAATCTTTGCAGCATTTGTTCATTCTCTGTCCGTTTGCTTCTGCCTGTTGTAACCTACaacctctgttccaaattataattcgtttgactttttttaccccaagtttgaccactaatcttattcaaaaatttgagAAAAATGTCACTTAttttgttgtggcttgctttattaataaaagtttttcaagaatgacttaaatttgactatgtttgcacaaattttttgaataagacgagtggtcaaacttgaggtcaaaaaagtcaaacgaattataatttggtACGGAGGGAGTAGTTAATGTGCAGACAAGCTCAGACCTGGACCCTTTTGAATGTCTTGATCAGTTCAATCAGCAACTTAACATGCCCTTCTTTATGGAAATTATCATCATTATGTGCTGGAGCATTTGGAAGGCAAGAAATGATCT
This genomic window contains:
- the LOC136531321 gene encoding adenylyltransferase and sulfurtransferase MOCS3-2-like isoform X2 — translated: MGGSGGGGGGRREAIERELKKLRAERDELDGRIRLLESQLGAVPAGVSGAAAGKGVEDGACGGNVACQRRVGNGFARDDGLPADMIYRYSRHLLLPDFGVEGQRKLSQSSILVVGAGGLGSPVALYLAACGVGCLGIVDGDDVELNNLHRQIIHKEAYVGQSKVKSAADACREINSSIKVVEHHHTLKPCNALEVVRKYDIVVDATDNLPTRYMINDCCVLLNKPLVSGAALGLEGQLTVYHHNGSPCYRCLFPSPPPVAACQRCSDSGVLGVVPGVIGCLQALEAIKVATGVGEPLCGRMLLFDALSARVRIVVYH
- the LOC136531321 gene encoding adenylyltransferase and sulfurtransferase MOCS3-1-like isoform X1, whose amino-acid sequence is MGGSGGGGGGRREAIERELKKLRAERDELDGRIRLLESQLGAVPAGVSGAAAGKGVEDGACGGNVACQRRVGNGFARDDGLPADMIYRYSRHLLLPDFGVEGQRKLSQSSILVVGAGGLGSPVALYLAACGVGCLGIVDGDDVELNNLHRQIIHKEAYVGQSKVKSAADACREINSSIKVVEHHHTLKPCNALEVVRKYDIVVDATDNLPTRYMINDCCVLLNKPLVSGAALGLEGQLTVYHHNGSPCYRCLFPSPPPVAACQRCSDSGVLGVVPGVIGCLQALEAIKVATGVGEPLCGRMLLFDALSARVRIVKLRGSSPDCTHCGKNSFFTEQDFQKFDYENFTQSPMSDKAAPSVSILPESARITCRDYKNLVDNGEPHLLLDVRTAHHFQIASISPSLNIPLSMLEEKLPTLETSLKETGEASTLVVLCRRGNDSQRAVKLLHEKGFASAKDIIGGLQAWGRDVDPDFPVY